The genome window GTTAGAGGTAGGGAAGATAAAAATGTAATCATTTCCCATATGAGATCTTAGACCCCTGAAATTTTATACACAGGCCCCGGATAAAAATCTcctgatggccaggcacagtggctcacgcctgtaatcccagcactttgggaggctgaggcaggcagatcacctgaggtcaggagttcaaaaccagcctggccaacatggtgaaacccatctctactaaaaatacaaatattggccaggtgtggtggcagctgcctgtaatcccagctacttaggagagtgagtcaggagaatcgcttgaacctgggaggcacaggttgcagtgaaccgagatcgtgccactgtactccagcctgggtgacagagtgaggctctgtctataaaaaaaattttttttaaatctcctgaTTGGGAACACCGCAGGGTGTCTTGGGCAAGAGAAACAAGTGTGAGGAACCACACAGTGGCCCTTGACAACAATTCTTGTCACTTTCTGTCATATTTCATTAGCCAGAGTACGCCATGCCCAAACCAGAGGCTATTGGGACAGGGAAGCATACTTCTCCCCAGAAATTACAGCAAATACTTGTGAACAATAAACAATTTACCTTAGGGAGTAGATCtttaacataatttttcattGTTATGGATCTGTTtcgttttggttttgttttgtttttgagagacagtcttcctcttatccaggctggagtacagtggtgcaatcttggctcactgcaaactctgtctcccaggttcaagtgattctcgtgcctcagcctcctgagtagctgggattatagccatgccaccaccatgcctggctaatttttgtatttttacagtgGAGATGCTGTTTCaccttggccaggcaggtcttgaactcctaacctcgagTCAAGgcggatctgcctgccttggcctcccaaagtgttgggattgcaggtgtgagccactgcacgcagcctgTTTTCGATCCTTTGATCCAGACTTTGCAATTTTACATCTTCCTGGGCCATCACCCATCTTACTGAGTCTTCTAAATTTATCGGGGTAAAGTTCTACTTAATAGTCACGATTGACtttgtgtgtctgtagtccccgTCTGCTTTTCCAAAAACTATTGGAATGGTTTTCAACCAGGTACAGTTTCACCCCCCAGGGGAACAACGTCTGGAGACAtctttgattgtcacaactggggaaggaaaggttctactggcatctggtgggtggaggccagggatgccccTAAACATCTTACGATGCAGAGGAAAGCACCAAACAGCAAAGAATTGCCAATAGTGTTGAGATTAAGAACCCTGATCTGTTGGTATCCTCTCTTTTTGAGTTAAGCCTTCCTTCTTAAGCACCATTTTTACTTCTATTGATCAAGTGCTATACGTAGCCTCAattctttcttttggtttcttgaaTTGCATACTGTGCACTTGATTTCAGCATTTTCTTAAAAGTGAACTTAAACCTACAAACTTCTTTAAAGCCATTATAGActataggttttttgtttgttttgttttgagacggagttttgctcttgttgcccaggctggagtgcaatggcgcaatctcggctcaccgcaacctccacctcctgggtgcaagcaactctcctacctcagcttcccaagtagctgggattacaggcatgtgccaccacgtccagctaatttttttgtatttttagtagagacggggtttctccaatattggtcaggctggtctcgaactcccaagctcaggtggtctgcccaccttggcttcccaaagtgctgggattacagacgtgagccaccacgctcagccacgCCATAGGTTTTGAAATAGGAAACTTACCTGTTTCTGGAGTTTGTAATCTAATTTTGACAAAAACTGTCCTAAAAGACATTCTAAAACTTCCAAGCTGACATTTTTGAAAAACCATTTGTGAAGCCATGTTACACTCATAGAAGTTTGACTTTTATCTACATACTGAACTCTCTCATCCATATGaaatttttaatggattttaCCATGatttctattttgtctgatgctAAAATTGATGTTCCcacttttaaagcatttttctagaatttctattctgttcctatCACTTTGATTTAGGTATCTTCAGAGCATTTAgtggctttttttcttaatttaacttaaatatattttttaacttttattaaagtAGAGATGAgctctccctgtgttgcccaggctggtctcaaccttctggcctcaagcaatcctcctgcctcggcctcccaatgtcctgggattactggcgtgagccacagcacctgacctataatttaaatctttaagagggaaatgtaatacatttttgtttataatatttacttTGACATCTAGTTATCTGATAtttgatgtgatttttattttgtgctGTCTATGTTTGGTTTTTTCGTTTCATTGAGACGAGTTCTTGTTCTgccacctaggctagagtgcactggtatGATCAGAGCCCACCTCCTGGgcccatgtgatcctcccacctgagcctgccaagtagctgggactacaagggtgtaccaccacacctagctaatccttttttttttttttgtagagtcaggatctcagtatgttgcccaggctggtctagaacttctggacttaagtgatcctctcaaagtgttgggattacagatgtgggccatTGTGCCCAAccaagtctgtctcaaaaaaaaaaaaaaaaaaaaaagagtcttgctctgtttttctatcacccaggctggagtgcaatggcacaatctcagctcactgcaacctcctcctcctgggttcaagccgttctcctgcctcagcctccccagtagctgggattacaggtgcgcatcaccaagcccagctaatttttgtatttttagtagagacagggtttcaccatgttggccaggctggtctcgaactcctgacttcgtgatctgcccaccttggccccccaaagtgccgggggattacaggtgtgagccaccatgcccagttgccCCAACCAAGTCTTTTgatggttgtttttctcttgtctgaaaGCTATACTTTTTCCATAGTACTATTTTCTCATATTCCTATCTTACCTTCACCATCacccttattttttattctggtGTACAGTGTTTAAGTGTGATACCAAGTTATGACATATCAACTATGTTCTCCTCTCACTGAATGCTAATTCAAGTATAAGATTCTATTAAaacagtttctatagaaagttgAAGATCCTGTTCCTATCTTGCTAGCATCCACTGTTCTGAGGAGCTTTATGCTGATGTGAGCATTTTGCTGGTGGTCTTCTTTCTGGAAGCTTCCAGATCTCACCCTTCTTAGAGTTCTGAAATTGGACCACCCTGCTTCTAAATAAGATGCATGTCTGTCTTTAGTGTTGGGAAATAATTCTTCTCTGTTCTATCCTGAACCATCTAGAATGAGCTTTCTTGTCTTACCTTTTGGCATCTTTTCCCTCTTGTCCTTTTGGGAGATTCTTTAGCTGTATCTTCCATTTCTAAGATTTTTCTTAATaggtggctttttgtttttgttttgtttttataagagcagttttaggttcacagcaaaagtGAACCTAAAGACGAGAAGATACAGATATTTCCCATATGCTCCCTGCTCCTCCACGTGCACAGCCTTCCCCATTACCAACATTACATTTGAGTCATGCGTTTTTATGATAGATGAACCTGCACTGACACAACATTCTCAACCAAAGACCATAGTTTACAGTAgggtccactttttttttttttttttttttgagacagtgtcttgctctgtcacccaggctgaagtgcagtgacacgatctctgctcacaacctcaacctcctgggctcaggtgatcttcccacctctgcttcccaagtagctggaactacaggcatgcaccaccacatctagctaatattttgtattttttgtgtagagacagggtttttccatgttgcccaggctggtctcaaactcctgggctcaagcgatccacccacctcagccccccaaagcactggaattacaggtgtgagtcaccgcacctggccaaggttcactcttggtgttgtacattctgtgggtgtGGACAAATGTATGATGACATATGTCCATCAATAGCTGTCATTTGACACCCTTTTTGCTGGTCAACTTATTAGAACTTTTATTTTGATGTCCATGGTTGTCATTTCTctaatttcattttctccctttGCTTTAGTAACTAAGTTCTTGACTTGGGTATGTCTTTCTGGTTCTGGCTTTCCTCAAGCATTTGTTTATCGGGTAAACTAACTTTTATTTAGATATGATCAGCCTGGAAGGGTTGGGCTAGGGGGTAGTGATGAAACATGGCTGGATGGAAATGTTCTGGGTATATGGTCTTCTGCTGTCCCTGGCATCTCTAACTACCAGGCCCTTGTATTCTTTTTCTGACCTCAGCACCCTTTGACCAACAGCCTAGGGGGAGATGCCATGCTGCTTGCTGTTTGGAAGAAGTGAGAGGAAAGGGTCCACCTGACCATTCTCTATGTGGTTTATGAAGCTGTCCAAGATCCCTACAGCTGCCACTTCTTATCCTGAGTACTTCTATAACCACTGCCATTTTTCCCAGACAGTTTGGCCTATAATTTCCTCCATCAATCAGATTTTTATGTCATCTTTCCTTTAGGATTTCTGAGCTATCAATGAATGACACACATTCTTGTTTCCCAATATGCTGATGTAGACGTCAGTATCTTTCTCTCTCGGTATTTGGACAGGAGGAGGCAGCACACCCATATGCCCAGGCTGCCATCTTGGTCAAATCTCTGTAGCCATCTTGACCAAAAAACCCTTAACTTTGACTCCTTATGTGTTTGAAGGAGACAAACCACACAAGTGTGAGTTCTGTGACAAGTGCTTCAGCCGGAAGGACAACCTGACCATGCACATGCGGTGCCACACCAGTGTGAAGCCACACAAGTGTCACCTGTGTGACTACGCCGCCGTGGACAGCAGTAGCCTCAAGAAGCACCTGCGGATCCACTCTGATGAGCGGCCGTACAAATGCCAGCTCTGCCCCTATGCCAGCCGCAACTCCAGCCAGCTCACCGTCCACCTGCGATCCCACACGGGTGAGTCCCCAACCGGGAAACCTCAGTCCCTTactttttctctaatttcttaACCTTCGGTTACTTAACAGCACAAGCAACTTAAATGACTTGGTGTGGTAGAAGTACAATAATTTGGAACTTCTGTGATAATGGTGAGATTTGTCATTTTTCTGTTGCTGGAACAACAGCTTTTGGTAAAATATGACTGACATCTGGGTTTCATATCTTGACTACATAGAATCCAGCTGGGAGTGGATACCCACTATAACTGCCAAGAAGCCAAGGATGTATCTCAAGTCAGACCTATAAACTAGATGTTTCAGTAAATGTATACACTGATTGCATGGCTAAATTTGGAATGTAGCAGGATCcattaagtataattaaaaatcacaaactttTAATCTTAggaacttccttcctttctttatggGACCCTACTGAAATAATGATAGGACCAACTCATTGTGGCATGGAAAAATGGGGTTTGAGATATTCATAAAGATGCTCATAAGTTGAAAATTTTCAGTGAATTCCTGGGAAATGGTGAGCAGACAGGAACATAGTGATGTTTAAAATTGAGTATAGAAAGCTGTGTCCCAGCAGACAAATGGGAGGCAGCCATACAGTTGGAAGCCAATGTTCCCAGCCAATATCCAAGTGCCCTGAGGGCTCTGGGCATGGAACAAGCATGTAGACAGCCAGGGCCACAAAGCTTGGAGGACTAGCCAAGGCCTGGCAAAACTGCCCAACCAACCCAGTAGCAGGTGAAACCTCTGGCATCCATGTCTAATCATTAAACAAGTCTACTTTCCCAAATATAGTCAACCAAGGATCATGAGTCATTTATAGGAAACGAATGGAATAAAATGAGCCAAGTCAATAACTATTCCTGGAAGTAAGAGTACTTGGGTAATTTTCACGTTCTAATTGGTATCTACCCATTGGCAGAAATGTTGCATACAAacagagacctatgaagagataATGAGAACAAAAGAGGTATGAAATAAAACTAGGATTGCTAGCTATAAAATTAATTTCCCAGAGATTAGGGGGAAAAAACTGGGTGAGTGAACTGAGAATAAGAGCCAGTCCTGAAGTCTGGTTTCTGACCAGatctaggaagaaaagaaaatggaagtgagaagaaaatagagtgaaaatagaaaatcaaatgagAAATGAAGTCCACAATTCTAAGGGGCCAGGAAAGTAAAAGTGCTCACAAGATTCCAATCAGGATGGAAGGGAGTGGACAGGGGACATCTATATCTAGAAATATGTCTGGGTAGTATTGGCTTCTAGGAGACAATGGAACAGTGCCCTCAAGAGTTGGGAAATGATTTTGaacttagaattctatacccagccaaactacCTCAAGTATGAGAGCAAAATAGAACGATGTGCAAGGACTCAAGACTTTACTCCCAGCCACCATGCTAGTGGGAGTTACTAGAAGATAAACTCTagcaaaggaagggagaaaacatCTGTCATGAGATATTTGATATGTGAATACCTGAATATGGCTAACTGGGATTGCAGCAAAGAGAAATATCAGGCTGATACTTGTATAGAAGGTCAAGATAAACTAaatcagaagttttaaaaatccattttaaaaattccatgtgAAAGTTACAAAATTATGAGAGCGGATGACTTCTGAAATTGAGATTCCTTTTTTCAAGAAATACAGTCTAATCAAGAAGCAAGCTAAAGTGTGCCCCCAAATGAGCAGcatgtaagaaaagaaaatagaattatatgGGTAGTTACTCCATCCACTGGCATGAGTGTGACAGCAGACTTATAAGGAAGTGATTGTAATCCTGGTGCAGTGTTTGGCTCTGATGAATATCACATTCCCAGTCACCGTTTAAATCATTTATAGTTGGCTTCTGAACTTGAAATCTGAAAATGATTAAAGTGTGAGAATTCACCAGACAGAATGGAAATACTTTTTTACTTAAAGGTGAAAAGAAAGCTACTTCTAACAAGTGAGGAGTTAAGTGTGGAGAAGAGAGTGAATCTTCAAAAAATCTCAGAAGCTGATGGACTAAGATGTGAGGCTACTACTCAGCTTAAAAGTGTAAAAGTCACAACCACCAGAATGCAGGGAGAGGCTAGGGAAAGGATGGGATGTGTAGGATAAGATGCTTATCTTCGTGTATATTTAACTGACATTTAAAGCAGCAACCTCCAAAACAACTAGAAACCCTTAGCAATGTCTCCAGGGAATGGGACTCTAAATTAAAGAGACCATGGCTCTTTATTATTTGTCCCCTGCTGCCATAATTATgcattaatattataaataaaatttagcctGTAGTTATAAAAGTAAGAAACTTTAACTTGAAATACAAGCTCAATAACTGATGTCATATAGATGAAACACTATAGTAAGCATCTTCACAGGTCTTCGCTTGATTTGAAGCAGTTGTTTGTAATTTAAATCTCACTTCTTCCACATTCAATTCTGGGATGTCAGGTTAAATGGGAGTTTAGATTTGAAACTGAAGGGGTCATCAAGAGTATGGACTTGAGTGCCACAGTGCCTGGGTTCCAAATCTCTGCTGTTTGACCTGAGTCAAGtaacttgacctctctgagcctcagttgccccatctgtaaagtggggataatagtacccattcataggattgttgtgaggattgcaTTAATATACACAAGTGTTGTCATTAGGAGATTGGGGGTAGAGTTCACAAAACCCAAACATCTCATTGCGGCCAAGTGTGCTGAGGCAGGTTGGGGTGGGAGGGTCTGTTTTGCCTGCCTGTTCTAATGGAAACACACCTTCCATTGCTAGGGGATACCCCCTTCCAGTGCTGGCTCTGTAGCGCCAAGTTCAAAATCAGCTCGGACTTGAAAAGGCACATGATCGTGCACTCGGGGGAGAAGCCTTTCAAGTGCGAGTTCTGCGACGTCCGCTGCACCATGAAGGCGAATCTCAAATCGCACATCCGCATCAAGCACACCTTCAAGTGTCTGCACTGTGCCTTCCAGGGCCGGGACCGGGCTGACCTCCTGGAGCACAGCCGGCTGCACCAGGCCGACCACCCGGAGAAGTGTCCAGAGTGCAGCTACTCCTGCTCCAGCGCGGCCGCCCTGCGCGTGCACAGCAGAGTCCACTGTAAGGACCGTCCCTTCAAGTGTGATTTCTGCAGCTTCGACACGAAGCGgcccagcagcctggccaagCACATCGACAAGGTGCACAGGGACGAGGCCAAGACGGAGAACCGGGCCCCTCTGGGCAAGGAAGGGCTCAGAGAGAGCAGCTCCCAGCACGTGGCCAAGATCGTGACGCAGAGGGCCTTCCGCTGTGAGACCTGCGGTGCCTCCTTCGTCAGGGATGACTCTCTGAGATGCCACAAGAAGCAGCACAGTGATCAGAGTGAGAACAAGAACTCAGACTTGGTCACCTTCCCACCGGAAAGCGGTGCCTCGGGGCAGCTCAGCACCCTGGTCTCCGTGGGGCAGCTCGAGGCTCCCCTAGAGCCCAGCCAAGACCTCTAGCTCAGCCGAAGAGGGTGGTCAGCTGTCGGAACTTCTGACCAGTGCTGTTGCCCAGCCCTCCAGAGGTGAGGCCAGTGAGACAGGCTTTTGGACACCGCTTCTGGGGCTGGCCGCTCCAACTTCACAGGCCTCCAGAGGCGATGGCTGGACGACAGTGacgaaagcaaagcaaagcagggCTGTGGAGACTTCTCACATTTGTCCCTTCCCCCCAAGGATTATCTGAGCAAGTCGACTTGGTCATTGAAAGGCGGGGTCTGCCAAGCCCTGCTCTATCCAATGGGGATAGCTTCTACGTAACGGATTCCAATTTTAAAACTGATCCATCTCTGATGGAATTATTAAACTAGTTAGATGATATAGAAAACTAAAACTAATCTCTAGAGTGGAAAGGGTTAAAGTGAGGAAGGTGTACATGAAGGGTCTGGGGTTGCTGGAAAACTTCTATTTCATAACCTGGGTGATCGTTCTAAGAGTGTTTGCCCTATATGTTTGTGTGGTTTCTTTTACCTGTTgtcttacaataaaaaaaaaggcagactcATGGTAGCATGATGTAAGGAACACTCAATTTTGCAGCCCTCCACAGACAGTTACGGTAGGAGGTTCTCCATCTCCAGCCCGCACCCCATTCAGTAACTTAATTATAAACGCACATTGGATTTCTCAATGAGTTCCTACTGTAGTAAAATGAAATGCAGTTTGATCTGGAGGTGGCGCCAAAGATCAAGCTAACTAGCCCAGCCTGTGCTTGTCTGTTGTGGAATTCAAAATTCTGTTTACTTCTATTTGGAGAGAAAAGTCCAGGGGCCCAGTGGGCCCTGAGCTTGGTGCTGGGATATGTGATACGTGGGACAGCCTCACACCAACATCTGTTTCATCACGGAAAGCATTTAGTGTTTGCTGAACCGACAAACTACTGAAAATCCAACCTCTTCTCGTAGATGGACCTTTAGGAGGTTATGAAATCTCAGTGGATATAATACTTATCCAAAGTTGCTTGGTTTCTACTTTTGGCATCTTCAAAtactctttttaaatataaattcttgTGTGCCCTCATCAAGCTGAACATCTCTGGAATTGAAACAGATTAAGTAGATCCATTGTTCTTGGTAAACTAAGAAAAAAGGATGTAAGATTTTATAGGTTGTAAAGAAGGGACTATTTCACTTCTGAAATAGAGGTACCTAGTTTATTTTGTGAATGGTGGTAGTTTGGGCAAATCTGACTCCGTTTAAGTTTTACATCAGGTAGGTGATGGTGTACTGCTGAATGTCTATGGTAGGACGAAAAGATTAAAATGATGACAGAGACCCAGGATAGAATTAGTCTCTTTGGAGATAATGGTTTTGATCAGAAAAGTGTTTGGTTACTGAATGCTGGTGCTATTGTACAGTTGCTATTGTTACCTTTCTGCTGTTTGTCATGAGTGATCTGCGTTTCTGTTCTAGAAGGTTGACCTTTCAAGTGGGAACCCATAGATTGAAATCACATAAACGTTCCTTGTACTTCTTGTTATAGCTCTTTAGGTAAAGAGGAAAGATATCAGCCTTTTTAGaaggcattttttgttgttgttaacaaCTGTATGGACTTTAAGGATTTTATATCCAAGCTGGTATCACCCAGCAAACTTGGATTCCCAATAGAGCAGAGGTGAGTAAAAAGCTGTGAACCCGATATTAAATACTTCAGGCAGTGGGTGGGGGCCATAAAGTTTTttgcaactactcagctctgtgGTTTTAGTGCAAAAGCAACCATAGattgcaagaaaaaacaaatgtgtctgtgttccaataaaactttataaaaacaggtggcaggctaGATTTGGCCCATGGTCTTAGAATGTAGCAAACCCTCCTGCAGAGGACTTTGCTCTGAACTGGCAAGTGTGACTTGTAAAACACACTAAAAGATACCAAATTTTCTGGCAGACACACAAATAGGATATGCACAAAGCTGAGAGTGTAGTTCAAGAGAATAAGGCTGAATgaatattataaaaaaaattgggaaacTTAAAAGAATTTTTGAGACTGGTAAGAATTCCAAGATTCAGAAAAGTAGGCTAAGAGGGAAGTCTAGGACCAGGAAACTTGTAGGAGTAGGGGTGGTCTTACCTTACCATTTCTAGGAAATTAGAAGGTGGCAGTGGGTGGGGTTAAATTATTCAGAAGTGGGGGCTGAACTGGCTAAACCTGCTAGAA of Symphalangus syndactylus isolate Jambi chromosome 24, NHGRI_mSymSyn1-v2.1_pri, whole genome shotgun sequence contains these proteins:
- the ZFP64 gene encoding zinc finger protein 64 isoform X8 — protein: MSRRKQAKPQHLNSKEPRPVRRECAEMAPQVAGEPASELDEVPKATCLSTESSDTPKAPVITLPSEAREQMATLGERTFNCCYPGCHFKTVHGMKDLDRHLRIHTGDKPHKCEFCDKCFSRKDNLTMHMRCHTSVKPHKCHLCDYAAVDSSSLKKHLRIHSDERPYKCQLCPYASRNSSQLTVHLRSHTGDTPFQCWLCSAKFKISSDLKRHMIVHSGEKPFKCEFCDVRCTMKANLKSHIRIKHTFKCLHCAFQGRDRADLLEHSRLHQADHPEKCPECSYSCSSAAALRVHSRVHCKDRPFKCDFCSFDTKRPSSLAKHIDKVHRDEAKTENRAPLGKEGLRESSSQHVAKIVTQRAFRCETCGASFVRDDSLRCHKKQHSDQSENKNSDLVTFPPESGASGQLSTLVSVGQLEAPLEPSQDL
- the ZFP64 gene encoding zinc finger protein 64 isoform X7; amino-acid sequence: MNASSEGESFAGSVQIPGGTTVLVELTPDIHICGICKQQFNNLDAFVAHKQSGCQLTGTSAAAPSTVQFVSEETVPATQTQTTTRTITSETQTITGCQFKTAYGMKDMERHLKIHTGDKPHKCEVCGKCFSRKDKLKTHMRCHTGVKPYKCKTCDYAAADSSSLNKHLRIHSDERPFKCQICPYASRNSSQLTVHLRSHTASELDEVPKATCLSTESSDTPKAPVITLPSEAREQMATLGERTFNCCYPGCHFKTVHGMKDLDRHLRIHTGDKPHKCEFCDKCFSRKDNLTMHMRCHTSVKPHKCHLCDYAAVDSSSLKKHLRIHSDERPYKCQLCPYASRNSSQLTVHLRSHTGDTPFQCWLCSAKFKISSDLKRHMIVHSGEKPFKCEFCDVRCTMKANLKSHIRIKHTFKCLHCAFQGRDRADLLEHSRLHQADHPEKCPECSYSCSSAAALRVHSRVHCKDRPFKCDFCSFDTKRPSSLAKHIDKVHRDEAKTENRAPLGKEGLRESSSQHVAKIVTQRAFRCETCGASFVRDDSLRCHKKQHSDQSENKNSDLVTFPPESGASGQLSTLVSVGQLEAPLEPSQDL